In a single window of the Candidatus Omnitrophota bacterium genome:
- a CDS encoding class I SAM-dependent methyltransferase codes for MKTVSNQLNKVKRYFENNLTAVQLDHIRRSYIKFLAPIPSRVFSSDLNALSVINFSDKGPAHDYVRHYMKYFHGLRKKKLKILEIGAGGYDNPKAGGNSLRMWKYYFPRSTIYSIDIHEKELPQDERIRIFRGSQADRKFLEYVFSEMGSVDIVIDDGSHKGADVITAFTTLFPLLKGGGIYSVEDTNTSYFPEWGGSDKDPDRPETTMGFFKGLTDRMNHTGAARPDDPYAYFVKNIAGIHFYRDLVVILKEKLSGSTDD; via the coding sequence ATGAAAACCGTCTCTAACCAGTTAAATAAGGTTAAGCGGTATTTTGAGAATAACTTAACCGCCGTACAGTTAGACCATATCAGGAGATCATATATAAAGTTTCTTGCGCCGATCCCCTCCAGGGTATTTTCGTCCGACCTTAATGCGCTATCGGTGATCAATTTCTCCGACAAGGGGCCCGCCCACGATTATGTAAGGCATTACATGAAGTATTTCCACGGGCTGAGAAAGAAAAAACTGAAGATCCTGGAGATAGGCGCAGGCGGATACGATAACCCCAAAGCCGGCGGGAATTCCCTCCGCATGTGGAAATATTACTTTCCCCGCAGCACGATCTATTCCATAGATATCCATGAAAAAGAACTGCCGCAGGATGAGCGGATAAGGATATTCAGGGGCAGCCAGGCAGACAGGAAGTTCCTCGAATATGTTTTTAGCGAGATGGGCTCCGTGGACATCGTGATAGACGACGGAAGCCATAAGGGCGCGGACGTGATAACGGCCTTCACCACGCTATTTCCCCTGCTGAAGGGCGGCGGCATATATTCCGTGGAGGACACAAATACGTCATATTTCCCGGAATGGGGCGGAAGCGATAAAGATCCGGACAGGCCGGAGACCACGATGGGATTCTTTAAAGGCCTTACGGACCGCATGAACCATACCGGGGCCGCAAGGCCGGATGATCCATATGCATATTTTGTCAAAAATATCGCCGGCATACATTTCTATCGTGATCTGGTGGTTATCTTAAAAGAGAAACTATCCGGCAGTACCGATGATTAA
- a CDS encoding sulfite exporter TauE/SafE family protein, protein MKEILYLILGLTAGTFSGMFGIGGGTILIPGLVFLAGLTQHEAQGTTLAIMLLPIGLLAVIKYYNSGHVHFYIAAFICVGFLIGGFLGATIAEWFSNIALRKAFGIFLAVVAAYTIFAK, encoded by the coding sequence ATGAAAGAGATCCTGTATCTTATCCTGGGGCTTACCGCCGGGACGTTCTCCGGCATGTTCGGTATAGGCGGCGGGACGATACTGATCCCCGGCCTCGTCTTTCTTGCCGGGCTGACACAGCATGAGGCGCAGGGGACGACGCTTGCCATCATGCTCCTACCCATAGGGCTTCTCGCGGTGATAAAGTACTACAATAGCGGCCATGTCCATTTTTATATAGCCGCGTTCATCTGCGTGGGTTTCCTTATAGGAGGGTTCTTAGGCGCAACGATAGCGGAATGGTTCTCCAATATCGCCCTTAGAAAGGCGTTCGGGATCTTCCTGGCGGTCGTCGCGGCCTATACGATCTTTGCGAAGTGA
- a CDS encoding tetratricopeptide repeat protein codes for MKNDHSISGYTPALLAIGIVAVTAVIYHSALCAGFVNWDDSVYVINNKLVRSLAPSNIARMWTSFNGGFYIPLVWLTYAVTYHFWGLDPRMYHLVNVAFHCANAALVFILFRRLLAVSGHRDGSALPGRGTGLAIAGLAAVLWSIHPLRVESVAWVTEMKDVGCTFFFLLSLLAYVRYAAAPARNMVFGGMSLLFFMLSLLYKQTVILLPLVMLCLDKWPLGRLGRIKDVAGLLREKAPFFILSIVSGVMLYVAHSTVVGITPIKDIPLSFRVMNAFHSAFFYLAKTFLPVGLFPLYPILRPHETAFSFENVLSCILVILISAASFIWGRGRRSYIPVAWLIYLFTLVPSIGIVQSGRQAAADRFSYIPAMSITFLVSAAIISFPSLFKRRIHARIARAAVIAMIPILLITLGILTVNQISIWKDPISLWKHAARGYPVDSSLIHGNLAEAYMEAGETDKAIAEYRIAISIDPKEAKFHLGLLNALHKANRQDEAMAELMQALSSGK; via the coding sequence ATGAAAAACGACCATAGCATCTCAGGATACACGCCGGCGCTTCTTGCCATCGGCATAGTTGCCGTGACCGCCGTTATTTACCACAGTGCGCTATGCGCGGGATTCGTGAACTGGGACGACTCCGTCTACGTCATCAACAACAAGCTGGTCCGCTCGCTCGCGCCCTCCAATATAGCCCGCATGTGGACCTCCTTTAACGGGGGCTTCTATATACCTCTCGTATGGCTTACGTATGCTGTGACGTACCATTTCTGGGGGCTCGATCCGCGGATGTACCATCTCGTCAATGTCGCCTTTCACTGCGCGAACGCGGCCCTCGTCTTTATCCTGTTCCGGCGGCTTCTGGCCGTCTCCGGGCATCGCGACGGATCGGCCCTGCCTGGCCGGGGGACCGGCCTCGCCATCGCGGGCCTTGCCGCGGTCCTCTGGAGTATCCACCCGCTCCGCGTTGAGAGTGTCGCGTGGGTCACGGAAATGAAGGATGTGGGATGTACCTTCTTCTTTCTATTGAGCCTGCTCGCCTATGTAAGGTACGCGGCCGCCCCGGCGCGCAATATGGTATTCGGCGGCATGTCGCTCCTATTCTTCATGCTCTCGCTGCTGTATAAACAGACGGTCATCCTGCTCCCCCTCGTCATGCTCTGCCTCGATAAATGGCCGCTCGGAAGGCTCGGACGGATCAAGGATGTCGCAGGTCTCCTCAGGGAAAAGGCGCCTTTCTTCATACTCTCGATCGTGTCCGGGGTCATGCTCTATGTGGCCCATTCAACCGTGGTGGGTATAACGCCGATAAAGGATATCCCTCTCTCCTTCAGGGTCATGAACGCCTTCCACTCCGCCTTCTTCTATCTGGCCAAGACCTTCCTGCCCGTAGGGCTATTCCCGCTCTACCCGATACTGCGCCCCCACGAGACCGCCTTCTCTTTCGAGAACGTACTGTCGTGCATCCTCGTCATCCTCATCTCGGCCGCATCTTTCATATGGGGCAGGGGCAGAAGGTCGTATATCCCGGTGGCATGGCTCATATACCTCTTCACCCTGGTCCCCTCCATAGGGATAGTGCAGTCGGGCCGCCAGGCGGCGGCAGACCGTTTTTCATACATCCCGGCCATGAGCATCACGTTCCTGGTGAGCGCTGCCATCATCTCATTCCCGTCGCTATTTAAACGCCGTATCCATGCGCGGATAGCCCGCGCGGCGGTGATCGCAATGATCCCCATCCTGCTTATCACGCTCGGCATCTTGACGGTGAACCAGATATCGATCTGGAAGGACCCCATATCTCTGTGGAAACATGCCGCGCGGGGATATCCTGTCGATTCGTCGTTGATACACGGGAACCTGGCGGAGGCGTATATGGAGGCGGGTGAAACAGATAAGGCGATCGCGGAATACCGCATTGCGATATCGATAGATCCAAAGGAGGCAAAATTCCACCTGGGCCTCCTCAACGCTCTCCATAAGGCAAACAGACAGGATGAGGCCATGGCGGAACTGATGCAGGCCCTCTCATCGGGGAAATAG
- a CDS encoding glycosyltransferase, which translates to MEISVIIAAYNAENTIREAALSVLDSDLDKEFEVIVVDDGSADGTAEKIKDLGVRVIRQENKGAAAARNAGAKAALGGLLVFIDSDVVFFKDTLRKIYGHLTRDDVDYVTGIYSVRPLNDGWAQRYRAIADHSYYYDLIFTAEQKKGPIRQVIIGGGIEGIKRKVFEKVGGFDEKIKGADVEQDKLALVLVKGGYNMIADADIVTRHHFAGFKKLCKDYFRRTLHVMGLVGGEGYGQAYIKKNVFRTALGGLTAGFLLLSLLLFSFFHITATFVIALLLFLAYSASHLGIFITAAREYGLLFMLYTVAMNLFFSLLISVAGCLGMARSLFAGR; encoded by the coding sequence ATGGAAATATCCGTCATCATCGCGGCCTATAATGCCGAAAATACCATAAGGGAGGCCGCGCTCTCCGTCCTCGATTCCGACCTTGATAAGGAATTCGAGGTCATAGTGGTGGACGACGGCTCCGCGGACGGCACCGCAGAAAAGATAAAAGACCTGGGTGTCAGGGTCATACGCCAGGAGAATAAAGGGGCGGCCGCCGCCAGGAACGCCGGGGCAAAAGCGGCCCTGGGCGGCCTGCTCGTATTCATAGATTCCGATGTGGTATTTTTTAAGGATACGCTGAGAAAGATCTACGGGCATCTGACAAGGGACGACGTCGATTATGTCACGGGCATATACTCCGTAAGGCCGCTTAACGACGGATGGGCCCAGAGGTACAGGGCCATAGCCGACCATTCGTATTATTACGACCTCATATTCACCGCGGAACAGAAGAAAGGGCCCATAAGACAGGTGATCATAGGCGGGGGGATAGAGGGTATCAAGAGAAAGGTCTTCGAGAAGGTGGGCGGTTTTGACGAGAAGATAAAGGGCGCGGATGTCGAACAGGATAAACTTGCCCTGGTGCTGGTAAAAGGCGGGTATAATATGATAGCAGACGCGGATATAGTTACAAGGCACCACTTCGCCGGTTTTAAAAAACTTTGTAAGGACTATTTCCGCCGGACTCTGCACGTGATGGGCCTGGTCGGAGGAGAAGGTTACGGGCAGGCGTATATAAAGAAGAACGTCTTTCGTACCGCCCTCGGCGGCCTGACCGCCGGTTTTCTGCTCCTCTCGCTTCTCCTCTTTTCATTCTTCCATATCACGGCGACGTTCGTCATCGCGTTACTCCTCTTCCTGGCGTATTCCGCTTCTCACCTCGGCATCTTCATAACGGCGGCCAGGGAATACGGTCTCCTGTTCATGCTGTATACGGTAGCCATGAACCTGTTTTTTTCTCTGCTGATAAGCGTTGCGGGATGCCTGGGTATGGCGAGATCACTATTTGCGGGGCGATGA
- a CDS encoding bile acid:sodium symporter family protein, translating to MSHINRIAGYFTRYLVVWVVLSVAMAYLFPQAFTPLKPFMEWFFACTMFGIGALLSMKDFEPIFKRPRYLLLGILAQFTIMPAAAFVIARVLDLPPALAFGLILAGAVPDAMAAGVMSYIAEADVALSVALTTGTTLISPVVTPMLTYLFAREYIPVQFWPMMQSIMLMVIIPLFAGLIVRHRFPGHIEKMRPVFPAFSTLFIAFICGLVVALNRGSLERITGIAFAAVALLNFSGLFLGYWAGVLFRFDKRQCRTLAIGVGMQNAGLGAVLAIKYASPEAAIPNALFATWCIISAAILAGIWSRSYEGL from the coding sequence ATGAGCCATATTAACAGGATAGCCGGTTATTTTACCAGGTACCTGGTCGTCTGGGTGGTGCTCTCCGTAGCCATGGCCTATCTCTTCCCGCAGGCCTTTACGCCGCTCAAACCGTTCATGGAGTGGTTCTTCGCCTGCACCATGTTCGGTATAGGCGCCCTCCTTTCGATGAAGGACTTCGAGCCCATCTTTAAAAGGCCCCGGTATCTCCTTCTCGGCATACTTGCGCAGTTCACCATAATGCCGGCCGCCGCTTTTGTAATAGCGCGGGTCCTCGACCTCCCGCCTGCCCTTGCCTTCGGCCTTATCCTCGCAGGCGCCGTTCCCGACGCCATGGCCGCGGGCGTGATGTCGTATATAGCGGAGGCGGATGTGGCCCTGTCCGTCGCGCTTACGACAGGCACCACGCTCATCTCGCCGGTCGTAACGCCGATGCTTACATACCTCTTTGCCCGCGAGTATATCCCGGTCCAATTCTGGCCCATGATGCAGAGCATAATGCTCATGGTCATAATCCCTCTCTTTGCCGGGCTCATCGTGAGGCATCGTTTTCCCGGGCATATCGAAAAGATGAGGCCGGTATTTCCGGCATTTTCCACCTTATTCATAGCATTCATCTGCGGCCTTGTAGTGGCGCTGAACAGGGGATCGCTCGAGCGCATTACGGGCATCGCCTTTGCCGCGGTCGCGCTGCTTAACTTCTCGGGGCTCTTCCTGGGATACTGGGCAGGCGTGCTCTTCAGGTTCGATAAGAGGCAGTGCCGCACCCTCGCTATAGGCGTGGGCATGCAGAATGCGGGCCTGGGCGCGGTCCTCGCCATCAAGTACGCATCGCCGGAGGCCGCTATACCCAATGCCCTCTTCGCCACCTGGTGCATCATAAGCGCCGCCATACTAGCCGGCATATGGAGCCGATCCTATGAAGGCCTATAA
- a CDS encoding type II secretion system protein, with translation MRNKSAFSTIEVLVSTVIVTLIFASTIGAFMLVKGVFRDKEAEINLQQNVNTIAARIIRGHPEQGSIVGLRSAVSFTIPVVTPAGSRIQYTGTDDNVRSYFLNGNSIIYASPTQSPNQQTIYTAPPGSSVTLRFWEPAGVTDNETVGIYIAVSRQIGNRTISGSLSTYINLRNVPK, from the coding sequence ATGAGGAATAAAAGCGCCTTCAGCACGATAGAGGTCCTGGTCTCTACGGTAATAGTCACTCTCATATTCGCATCCACTATAGGTGCCTTTATGCTGGTGAAGGGTGTCTTCCGGGACAAGGAGGCGGAGATAAACCTGCAGCAGAATGTAAATACGATAGCCGCCAGGATCATCCGGGGCCATCCGGAGCAGGGCAGCATAGTAGGGCTCCGCAGCGCCGTCTCGTTCACCATCCCGGTCGTCACGCCTGCCGGGAGCAGGATACAGTATACCGGGACCGACGATAATGTGCGGAGCTATTTTTTAAACGGTAATTCTATAATCTACGCCAGCCCCACGCAATCGCCGAATCAGCAGACAATCTATACGGCTCCGCCGGGTTCGTCCGTAACGCTTCGTTTTTGGGAACCCGCGGGTGTCACCGATAACGAAACGGTGGGGATCTATATAGCGGTCTCCCGGCAAATAGGCAACCGCACCATATCCGGGTCCCTGTCCACTTATATAAACCTGAGGAATGTGCCTAAATGA
- a CDS encoding radical SAM protein yields MKVLLFTTPWDFSKMTNPFFSTKDRLGFIRKIFKVEGQGIMGSFPPLGLMYLSAALKRAGHEARILNGMFATEEEIFREMETGGYGLFGISTYSAGWRDDQLMIEKTKKRFPGTGIVIGGPHANGWKTNCFKDSPFIDYMVYGDGENALLGLVERLGGNKPLDGINGLAWKDAGTSKVVDNGGPDYIMNIDDIPFPDWDGVDIYRYRPTLTNYKRLPAIDIIGSRGCPFRCIFCHSSCVVRKRSVKSIMDEIDILVKRYGIKDMTFYDETFTMFRDRNLQLCDELIRRKYDLVWAANARADCLDEEMLKKMKAAGCWRLLFGIESGSQRVLDIMKKGITLEQTRNAVKMTKEAGIEAHGTMIFGIPGETYEEGLETIKFACDLDLDYAAFSSLALFPGTEVFNMVSGDEEFDFEDHSALKVGYVPDSMTRRQLEDLLDKSYKKFYFRPSYIVKRISRIRSMEDVKRNMIGLLAFMRGE; encoded by the coding sequence ATGAAAGTGCTCCTCTTTACGACCCCCTGGGATTTTTCGAAGATGACCAACCCGTTCTTTTCCACCAAGGACCGGCTGGGCTTCATAAGAAAGATCTTTAAGGTGGAGGGGCAGGGGATAATGGGGTCTTTCCCGCCGCTCGGGTTGATGTATCTGAGCGCCGCATTGAAAAGGGCGGGCCACGAAGCCAGGATATTGAACGGGATGTTCGCGACGGAAGAAGAGATATTCCGGGAGATGGAGACGGGCGGCTACGGCCTTTTCGGGATATCTACGTACAGCGCGGGATGGCGCGATGATCAGCTCATGATAGAGAAGACGAAGAAGAGGTTCCCCGGCACCGGGATAGTGATCGGCGGGCCGCACGCGAACGGATGGAAGACCAACTGCTTTAAGGACAGCCCGTTCATAGATTATATGGTATACGGAGACGGCGAAAATGCGCTGCTTGGCCTGGTCGAGCGCCTCGGCGGCAATAAGCCGCTGGACGGCATAAACGGGCTCGCGTGGAAAGACGCCGGGACCTCGAAGGTCGTCGATAACGGCGGGCCCGATTACATAATGAACATCGACGACATACCCTTCCCGGATTGGGACGGTGTCGACATATACAGGTACAGGCCCACCCTCACAAATTACAAACGGCTCCCGGCGATAGACATAATAGGTTCAAGGGGGTGCCCGTTCCGGTGCATATTCTGCCATTCGAGCTGCGTCGTCAGAAAGAGGAGCGTAAAGAGTATAATGGACGAGATCGACATACTCGTCAAGCGGTACGGTATAAAGGATATGACCTTCTATGACGAGACGTTCACCATGTTCAGGGACAGGAACCTCCAGTTATGCGACGAGCTGATCAGGAGAAAGTACGACCTCGTATGGGCGGCCAACGCGCGGGCGGATTGCCTGGACGAAGAGATGCTGAAGAAGATGAAGGCGGCCGGATGCTGGCGCCTCCTTTTCGGCATAGAAAGCGGCTCGCAGAGGGTCCTCGATATAATGAAGAAGGGGATCACCCTGGAGCAGACCAGGAATGCGGTGAAGATGACAAAGGAGGCGGGTATCGAGGCGCACGGCACGATGATCTTCGGTATACCCGGCGAAACGTACGAAGAAGGGCTGGAGACGATAAAATTCGCATGCGACCTCGACCTGGATTACGCGGCATTCAGTTCGCTGGCGCTCTTTCCCGGGACAGAGGTATTCAATATGGTCAGCGGTGACGAAGAATTCGATTTTGAGGACCATAGCGCGCTGAAGGTCGGCTATGTCCCCGATTCGATGACGCGCCGGCAGCTGGAAGACCTCCTGGACAAAAGCTACAAAAAATTTTATTTTCGTCCCTCTTATATAGTTAAAAGGATCTCAAGGATCCGTTCGATGGAAGACGTAAAACGGAATATGATAGGTCTTCTGGCGTTCATGAGGGGCGAATAA
- a CDS encoding tetratricopeptide repeat protein encodes MKAYKNIMFSAIIIIAIFGSAELVSRVFTSPSSYDYIERRIIEHNLTRHKKAREFRIFLYGESTMHGGALYPSSVIGKWLRLYLSDLLPEDVMRDITVVNFGRMGADSSFIANAFAETIPYKPDLAVFYTVHNDFCLVEYRLRYSSKKPLLHRIEDFFGAVPKRSALLSIFNRLMIRAKLERSRIRDARAAAEDPWYMESDSPEAFREDANLLRPGSLQFREVTRNFEKNVGRIIETARLHGIPVIFFEGLSRWKGYEPVRSIHGASVDKDALASWEGYFSEAEGLFAGKEYGKALELYGRCINIDPSYALTYYRAAECYERLGESDKANANYVLANDNDYFPIHAPSLVNRLYENIRMAGMKGVDVIQTQKVFEENSANGIVGDDLTVDQIHPSPEGQALMALEVVNILYKNNLLAPREKWRWDKLRDIDEMKKALGLDSKNMFHVYTGTASYLAKHYREAAKFLEKALAIKPGSVFVRSWLAWTYWKMGELDNAIALYRELYREKPSLASSFLGRHPDIKEALGGER; translated from the coding sequence ATGAAGGCCTATAAAAATATAATGTTCAGCGCGATCATCATCATCGCGATCTTCGGGTCCGCGGAGCTCGTGAGCAGGGTCTTCACATCACCGTCTTCCTATGACTACATTGAACGGCGTATAATCGAACACAACCTGACCCGGCACAAAAAGGCGCGCGAATTCCGTATATTCCTGTACGGCGAATCTACGATGCACGGAGGGGCGCTATATCCCAGTTCGGTGATAGGGAAGTGGCTGAGGCTCTACCTGTCAGACCTTCTGCCGGAAGACGTCATGAGGGATATCACCGTAGTCAACTTCGGCAGGATGGGGGCGGACAGCAGCTTTATTGCCAACGCCTTCGCGGAGACGATCCCCTACAAACCCGACCTTGCGGTATTCTATACGGTGCACAACGATTTTTGCCTCGTTGAATACAGGCTCAGGTATTCTTCAAAAAAACCGTTACTGCACAGGATAGAGGACTTCTTCGGGGCCGTTCCAAAGAGGTCCGCTCTTCTCAGCATCTTTAACAGGCTTATGATCCGGGCGAAGCTCGAACGCAGCAGGATACGCGACGCCAGAGCGGCGGCGGAAGACCCGTGGTACATGGAATCGGACAGCCCGGAGGCCTTCAGGGAAGACGCCAACCTGCTCCGTCCCGGGTCTTTGCAGTTCAGGGAGGTCACGCGGAACTTCGAAAAGAACGTGGGCAGGATCATCGAAACGGCGCGTCTGCACGGCATCCCGGTCATATTTTTCGAAGGGCTGTCCCGGTGGAAGGGGTATGAGCCGGTCAGGTCTATCCACGGCGCCTCCGTTGATAAGGATGCCCTTGCATCGTGGGAGGGATATTTTTCGGAAGCGGAAGGTCTCTTTGCCGGGAAAGAGTACGGCAAGGCGCTCGAGTTATACGGCAGGTGCATAAATATCGATCCTTCATACGCGCTCACCTACTACAGGGCGGCGGAATGTTACGAACGGCTCGGGGAATCCGATAAGGCCAACGCCAACTATGTGCTGGCGAACGACAATGATTATTTCCCCATCCACGCCCCTTCGCTTGTAAACCGGCTTTATGAGAATATAAGGATGGCCGGCATGAAAGGGGTCGATGTCATACAGACCCAAAAGGTGTTCGAAGAGAATTCCGCGAACGGCATAGTCGGTGATGACCTCACCGTAGATCAGATACACCCGTCGCCGGAGGGGCAGGCCCTTATGGCGCTCGAGGTCGTTAATATCCTATACAAGAATAACCTGCTGGCCCCACGGGAAAAGTGGAGGTGGGATAAGCTGCGCGATATCGATGAGATGAAGAAGGCGCTCGGCCTGGACAGCAAGAATATGTTCCATGTGTATACCGGCACTGCCAGCTATCTTGCCAAGCACTACCGCGAAGCGGCAAAATTTCTGGAGAAGGCCTTGGCCATAAAACCGGGATCCGTATTTGTAAGGAGCTGGCTTGCCTGGACATACTGGAAGATGGGGGAATTGGACAATGCCATAGCCCTTTACAGGGAGCTGTACCGGGAGAAGCCGTCCCTCGCCTCTTCATTCTTAGGGCGGCATCCCGATATAAAAGAGGCCCTTGGGGGTGAGCGCTGA